One part of the Solanum dulcamara chromosome 8, daSolDulc1.2, whole genome shotgun sequence genome encodes these proteins:
- the LOC129899530 gene encoding transmembrane 9 superfamily member 1-like isoform X2 codes for MQLTTHIGLNFLWMICHYGGNSGFVGEVYPDRVGDNKHVVYTHKMIQIQYNRDQIISINLTQEITKPLEEGRVLDMTYSVRWFPTNISYDQRFNIYLNFYFFENEIHWFSILNSIMMVIFLTGLVSMILMRTLRNDYAKYARENDDMETLKRDVIEESGWKLVHGDVFRPPQNLALLSAVVGTGAQLATLVLLVIISAYFGKMYMRRGAVITTFIVCYALTSFISGYVSGGLYSRNAGENWIKSMVLTASLFPFSCFGIGLILNTIATYYGSIAAIPLGTIVVVFVIWAFISLPLSLLGTVVGRNWSGTPNNPCRVKNIPRPIPEKKWYLRPSVISLVGGLLPFASIFIEMYFVFSSLWTYMVHYYVYGFMLLVFIVLIIVTVCVTIVGTYYLLNAENYHWQWTSFFSAASTSLYVYLYAIYYYHAKTRMSGLFQTSFYFGYTLMFCLGVGILCGAVGYLGSNLFVRRIFRNIKCD; via the exons ATGCAATTGACAACTCATAttggtttgaattttttatGG ATGATTTGCCACTATGGG GGAAATTCAGGTTTCGTAGGCGAAGTGTATCCTGACAGAGTTGGAGATAACAAGCATGTAGTGTACACGCACAAGATGATTCAAATTCAGTACAATAGGGACCAG ATCATTTCTATCAACCTTACTCAAGAGATCACAAAGCCATTGGAGGAAGGAAGGGTCTTGGACATGACATATTCTGTTAGATGGTTCCCGACAAACATTAGTTATGACCAACGTTTCAATATTTACCTGAACTTCTACTTTTTTGAGAACGAG ATTCATTGGTTCTCTATTTTGAATTCTATCATGATGGTAATTTTCCTCACTGGGTTAGTGTCTATGATTTTGATGCGCACTCTTCGCAATGATTACGCAAAATATGCTCGTGAAAATGACGATATGGAGACTCTG AAAAGGGATGTAATTGAAGAGTCTGGTTGGAAACTTGTCCATGGTGATGTCTTCCGACCTCCACAAAATCTGGCTCTGCTTTCAGCAGTTGTTGGAACTGGTGCTCAGCTTGCAACTCTTGTTCTCCTTGTCATTATATCTGCCTACTTTGGAAAGATGTACATGAG GAGAGGAGCAGTTATTACAACCTTTATTGTATGTTATGCTCTTACATCATTCATCTCGGGATATGTGAGTGGTGGACTGTACTCTCGTAACGCTG GTGAAAATTGGATAAAGTCGATGGTCCTTACAGCATCACTTTTCCCCTTTTCGTGCTTTGGGATAGGGCTCATTCTAAACACCATTGCTACATATTATGGATCCATAGCTGCTATTCCCCTTGGCACAATTGTAGTTGTTTTTGTTATCTGGGCTTTTATCTCGTTGCCCCTGTCCCTTCTTGGTACTGTTGTCGGAAGAAACTGGAGTGGTACGCCAAACAATCCGTGCCGTGTTAAGAATATCCCTCGTCCTATCCCTGAGAAGAAATGGTACCTTAGACCATCTGTAATTTCTCTGGTGGGGGGTCTTCTGCCCTTTGCAAGCATTTttattgagatgtattttgtCTTCTCCTCCTTATGGACCTACATG GTGCATTACTATGTGTATGGATTCATGCTCCTTGTGTTCATTGTTCTGATCATTGTCACTGTTTGTGTGACAATCGTGGGAACATACTATTTGCTGAATGCGGAGAACTATCATTGGCAATGGACTTCATTCTTCTCGGCTGCCTCCACTTCTCTATATGTCTACCTATATGCTATATATTACTATCATGCAAAGACTAGAATGTCTGGTCTCTTCCAGACCAGCTTTTACTTTGGCTACACTCTTATGTTCTGCCTTGGTGTCGGTATACTATGTG GTGCTGTAGGGTATCTTGGCTCTAATTTGTTCGTCAGGAGGATTTTCAGAAATATCAAATGTGATTAA
- the LOC129898607 gene encoding GDSL lipase-like isoform X2: MVLNSSLFRFFIFILVACFTHPILCISSHGRTQAALFVFGDSLFDPGNNNYINTTTEYQANWCPYGESFFNYPTGRFSDGRLIPDFIAEYANLPLIPSYFEIGKQHFVHGVNFASGGAGCLVETHRGFVIDLKTQLKYFKKVVKMLKKKVGATESKQILSNAVYIFSTGGNDYLAPLSTNSSYPKREYLQMIMGNLTSVLKGIYKEGGKKFAMLNMVPIGRLPNIIALNGNSVEKITNLVKMHNSVLPEILKRLEKQLPGFKYTLFNLFKVFSESLDNPTKYETKPIAMPTIKYEIWPFSKI; this comes from the exons ATGGTTTTGAACTCAAGCTTGTTTAGATTCTTCATATTCATTTTGGTAGCTTGTTTTACTCACCCAATTTTGTGTATTAGCAGCCATGGAAGAACTCAAGCTGCCCTCTTCGTGTTCGGTGATTCACTGTTCGATCCTGGAAATAATAATTACATCAACACTACTACTGAGTACCAAGCAAATTGGTGTCCATATGGAGAATCATTCTTCAACTACCCTACTGGCAGATTCTCTGATGGACGTCTCATCCCTGATTTTATAG CTGAATATGCTAATTTGCCGTTGATTCCTTCGTATTTTGAAATTGGCAAGCAACATTTTGTTCATGGTGTAAACTTTGCATCAGGCGGTGCTGGTTGTTTGGTCGAAACTCATCGTGGTTTT GTTATAGATCTTAAAACACagttgaaatatttcaaaaaagtcGTAAAAATGTTGAAGAAGAAGGTGGGGGCAACAGAGTCCAAACAGATCCTCTCCAATGCTGTATATATTTTTAGCACTGGTGGTAATGATTACTTGGCTCCTTTGTCAACAAATTCTTCGTATCCTAAGAGAGAATATCTACAGATGATTATGGGCAATTTGACATCTGTTCTGAAG GGAATTTACAAGGAAGGAGGGAAAAAATTTGCGATGCTTAATATGGTTCCAATAGGTCGTCTCCCTAATATTATAGCTCTTAATGGCAATTCCGTAGAGAAGATCACAAACTTGGTGAAAATGCATAATTCAGTTCTTCCAGAAATACTCAAACGGTTGGAGAAGCAATTGCCTGGATTTAAGTATACATTATTCAACTTGTTCAAAGTATTTTCAGAAAGCCTTGATAATCCAACAAAATATG AAACAAAGCCTATCGCCATGCCAACCATCAAATACGAGATTTGGCCCTTCTCAAAGATTTGA
- the LOC129898607 gene encoding GDSL lipase-like isoform X1, which produces MVLNSSLFRFFIFILVACFTHPILCISSHGRTQAALFVFGDSLFDPGNNNYINTTTEYQANWCPYGESFFNYPTGRFSDGRLIPDFIAEYANLPLIPSYFEIGKQHFVHGVNFASGGAGCLVETHRGFVIDLKTQLKYFKKVVKMLKKKVGATESKQILSNAVYIFSTGGNDYLAPLSTNSSYPKREYLQMIMGNLTSVLKGIYKEGGKKFAMLNMVPIGRLPNIIALNGNSVEKITNLVKMHNSVLPEILKRLEKQLPGFKYTLFNLFKVFSESLDNPTKYGFKTSMKACCGAGPFRGIYSCGGKRQVKEYELCKNVKDNLFFDSFHPSELAYKQYAEVLWNGTPNVVAPYNLKSFFELST; this is translated from the exons ATGGTTTTGAACTCAAGCTTGTTTAGATTCTTCATATTCATTTTGGTAGCTTGTTTTACTCACCCAATTTTGTGTATTAGCAGCCATGGAAGAACTCAAGCTGCCCTCTTCGTGTTCGGTGATTCACTGTTCGATCCTGGAAATAATAATTACATCAACACTACTACTGAGTACCAAGCAAATTGGTGTCCATATGGAGAATCATTCTTCAACTACCCTACTGGCAGATTCTCTGATGGACGTCTCATCCCTGATTTTATAG CTGAATATGCTAATTTGCCGTTGATTCCTTCGTATTTTGAAATTGGCAAGCAACATTTTGTTCATGGTGTAAACTTTGCATCAGGCGGTGCTGGTTGTTTGGTCGAAACTCATCGTGGTTTT GTTATAGATCTTAAAACACagttgaaatatttcaaaaaagtcGTAAAAATGTTGAAGAAGAAGGTGGGGGCAACAGAGTCCAAACAGATCCTCTCCAATGCTGTATATATTTTTAGCACTGGTGGTAATGATTACTTGGCTCCTTTGTCAACAAATTCTTCGTATCCTAAGAGAGAATATCTACAGATGATTATGGGCAATTTGACATCTGTTCTGAAG GGAATTTACAAGGAAGGAGGGAAAAAATTTGCGATGCTTAATATGGTTCCAATAGGTCGTCTCCCTAATATTATAGCTCTTAATGGCAATTCCGTAGAGAAGATCACAAACTTGGTGAAAATGCATAATTCAGTTCTTCCAGAAATACTCAAACGGTTGGAGAAGCAATTGCCTGGATTTAAGTATACATTATTCAACTTGTTCAAAGTATTTTCAGAAAGCCTTGATAATCCAACAAAATATG GCTTTAAGACATCAATGAAGGCTTGTTGTGGGGCTGGTCCATTTCGAGGGATTTATAGTTGTGGAGGGAAGAGGCAGGTAAAAGAGTACGAGTTATGTAAAAATGTGAAAGATAACTTGTTTTTCGACTCTTTTCATCCCTCTGAGCTGGCCTACAAACAATATGCTGAAGTACTGTGGAATGGAACTCCAAACGTCGTTGCACCGTACAACCTTAAATCCTTCTTTGAACTTTCAACATAA
- the LOC129899530 gene encoding transmembrane 9 superfamily member 1-like isoform X1 has protein sequence MLYAFELLPIFIICSVFLVWPTLAKYQENDSVTLWVNKAGPYVNPQETYSYYSLPYCRPADGDHKRGGLGEVLGGNDLIDSRIDIKFKSDVEKRSICKLKLDASKIEQFKYAIDNSYWFEFFMDDLPLWGFVGEVYPDRVGDNKHVVYTHKMIQIQYNRDQIISINLTQEITKPLEEGRVLDMTYSVRWFPTNISYDQRFNIYLNFYFFENEIHWFSILNSIMMVIFLTGLVSMILMRTLRNDYAKYARENDDMETLKRDVIEESGWKLVHGDVFRPPQNLALLSAVVGTGAQLATLVLLVIISAYFGKMYMRRGAVITTFIVCYALTSFISGYVSGGLYSRNAGENWIKSMVLTASLFPFSCFGIGLILNTIATYYGSIAAIPLGTIVVVFVIWAFISLPLSLLGTVVGRNWSGTPNNPCRVKNIPRPIPEKKWYLRPSVISLVGGLLPFASIFIEMYFVFSSLWTYMVHYYVYGFMLLVFIVLIIVTVCVTIVGTYYLLNAENYHWQWTSFFSAASTSLYVYLYAIYYYHAKTRMSGLFQTSFYFGYTLMFCLGVGILCGAVGYLGSNLFVRRIFRNIKCD, from the exons ATGCTCTACGCCTTCGAACTCCTCCCCATTTTCATTATCTGTTCTGTTTTCTTAGTATGGCCAACTCTTGCAAAG TATCAAGAAAATGATTCTGTCACTCTATGGGTAAACAAAGCTGGACCATATGTTAATCCACAAGAGACCTACAGTTATTATAGCCTTCCATATTGTCGTCCTGCTGATGGTGATCATAAGCGGGGTGGCCTTGGCGAGGTTCTTGGAGGAAATGATCTTATTGATAGCCGAATTGACATAAAGTTTAAGA GTGATGTGGAGAAAAGATCAATTTGTAAACTTAAATTGGATGCATCAAAAATAGAACAGTTTAAGTATGCAATTGACAACTCATAttggtttgaattttttatGG ATGATTTGCCACTATGGG GTTTCGTAGGCGAAGTGTATCCTGACAGAGTTGGAGATAACAAGCATGTAGTGTACACGCACAAGATGATTCAAATTCAGTACAATAGGGACCAG ATCATTTCTATCAACCTTACTCAAGAGATCACAAAGCCATTGGAGGAAGGAAGGGTCTTGGACATGACATATTCTGTTAGATGGTTCCCGACAAACATTAGTTATGACCAACGTTTCAATATTTACCTGAACTTCTACTTTTTTGAGAACGAG ATTCATTGGTTCTCTATTTTGAATTCTATCATGATGGTAATTTTCCTCACTGGGTTAGTGTCTATGATTTTGATGCGCACTCTTCGCAATGATTACGCAAAATATGCTCGTGAAAATGACGATATGGAGACTCTG AAAAGGGATGTAATTGAAGAGTCTGGTTGGAAACTTGTCCATGGTGATGTCTTCCGACCTCCACAAAATCTGGCTCTGCTTTCAGCAGTTGTTGGAACTGGTGCTCAGCTTGCAACTCTTGTTCTCCTTGTCATTATATCTGCCTACTTTGGAAAGATGTACATGAG GAGAGGAGCAGTTATTACAACCTTTATTGTATGTTATGCTCTTACATCATTCATCTCGGGATATGTGAGTGGTGGACTGTACTCTCGTAACGCTG GTGAAAATTGGATAAAGTCGATGGTCCTTACAGCATCACTTTTCCCCTTTTCGTGCTTTGGGATAGGGCTCATTCTAAACACCATTGCTACATATTATGGATCCATAGCTGCTATTCCCCTTGGCACAATTGTAGTTGTTTTTGTTATCTGGGCTTTTATCTCGTTGCCCCTGTCCCTTCTTGGTACTGTTGTCGGAAGAAACTGGAGTGGTACGCCAAACAATCCGTGCCGTGTTAAGAATATCCCTCGTCCTATCCCTGAGAAGAAATGGTACCTTAGACCATCTGTAATTTCTCTGGTGGGGGGTCTTCTGCCCTTTGCAAGCATTTttattgagatgtattttgtCTTCTCCTCCTTATGGACCTACATG GTGCATTACTATGTGTATGGATTCATGCTCCTTGTGTTCATTGTTCTGATCATTGTCACTGTTTGTGTGACAATCGTGGGAACATACTATTTGCTGAATGCGGAGAACTATCATTGGCAATGGACTTCATTCTTCTCGGCTGCCTCCACTTCTCTATATGTCTACCTATATGCTATATATTACTATCATGCAAAGACTAGAATGTCTGGTCTCTTCCAGACCAGCTTTTACTTTGGCTACACTCTTATGTTCTGCCTTGGTGTCGGTATACTATGTG GTGCTGTAGGGTATCTTGGCTCTAATTTGTTCGTCAGGAGGATTTTCAGAAATATCAAATGTGATTAA
- the LOC129898606 gene encoding protein NRT1/ PTR FAMILY 5.10-like, with the protein MANGVNISDAETPLLGDVVEGSVDYKGRPVTRSKSGGWRSASFIIGVEIAERFAYYGIGSNLISYLTGPLGQSVATAAENVNVWSGTASLLPLLGAFIADSYLGRYRTIIISSVLYILGLGFLTLSTALPSSHSDCQDTATCSPPKFQIIFFFFSLYLVAIGQGGHKPCVQAFGADQFDAQDPEESKAKSSFFNWWYFGMCGGMLMTLWILNYIQDNLSWGLGFGIPCIIMGLALIIFLLGSFTYRFRQSCDEKNPLLRIGNVFINAARNWKTTTSAISVEQEVQGILLHEGSEQFKFLNKALLAPNGSKENGKICSISEVEETKAILRLIPIWTTCLVYAIVFSQSFTLFTKQGATLDRSLGSNFEVPAASLQSFISLSVVVFIPIYDRILVPVTRAITGKPTGITMLQRIGTGIFLSILSMVIAAIIEKKRLQTALEYGLVDMPKETVPMSICWLIPQYILFGISDVFTMVGLQEFFYDQVPVDLKSIGLSLYLSIFGIGSFLSSFLISVTENITGKDGQTSWFSDNLNRAHLDYFYWVLAILSTIAFTAYLYFSRYYIYNKSSSL; encoded by the exons ATGGCCAACGGAGTCAACATCTCCGACGCTGAGACCCCACTTCTGGGCGACGTCGTTGAAGGCTCCGTTGACTATAAGGGTCGTCCGGTGACCCGATCCAAATCCGGTGGGTGGAGATCCGCATCTTTCATCATAG GCGTGGAGATTGCAGAGAGATTTGCATATTATGGGATAGGTTCGAACCTAATAAGCTACCTAACGGGGCCACTAGGCCAGTCAGTTGCAACGGCAGCTGAGAATGTAAATGTTTGGAGTGGAACAGCATCGCTTCTTCCACTTTTGGGTGCATTTATCGCTGACTCATATCTGGGTCGGTATCGGACCATTATCATCTCCTCTGTGCTCTACATCCTG GGACTTGGCTTTTTGACGCTTTCAACTGCCCTCCCTTCGAGTCATTCTGACTGCCAAGATACTGCAACATGTTCTCCTCCCAAGTTccaaattattttcttcttcttttctttgtaTTTAGTAGCTATTGGACAGGGAGGGCACAAGCCTTGTGTACAAGCTTTTGGAGCGGACCAATTTGATGCTCAAGACCCAGAGGAAAGTAAAGCTAAAAGCTCTTTCTTCAATTGGTGGTATTTTGGAATGTGTGGTGGGATGTTAATGACCCTCTGGATATTGAACTACATTCAAGATAACCTTAGCTGGGGTCTGGGATTTGGAATTCCCTGCATTATCATGGGTCTCGCACTTATTATTTTCTTGCTTGGAAGCTTCACTTATCGGTTTCGCCAAAGCTGTGATGAAAAGAACCCACTTCTTAGAATTGGTAATGTGTTCATTAATGCAGCTAGGAATTGGAAAACAACCACTTCAGCTATATCAGTGGAACAAGAAGTTCAGGGTATTCTGCTTCATGAAGGTTCTGAACaattcaa GTTCCTCAACAAAGCGTTGCTTGCACCCAATGGTTCCAAGGAAAATGGTAAAATTTGTAGCATCAGTGAGGTTGAGGAGACTAAGGCTATTCTTAGGTTGATTCCAATATGGACAACATGTTTGGTATATGCTATTGTGTTTTCACAGTCATTCACTTTATTCACCAAGCAAGGTGCAACTTTGGACAGATCTCTTGGTTCAAATTTTGAAGTACCAGCTGCATCATTACAATCTTTCATTAGCCTCtctgttgttgtttttattccTATATATGACCGTATTTTGGTTCCTGTTACAAGAGCCATAACTGGGAAACCAACAGGCATAACAATGCTCCAAAGAATTGGAACTGGCATTTTCTTGTCTATACTTTCAATGGTGATTGCTGCCATAATTGAGAAGAAACGTCTCCAAACTGCTTTAGAATATGGGCTGGTCGACATGCCAAAGGAAACAGTTCCCATGAGCATTTGTTGGTTAATACCACAGTATATACTCTTTGGTATTTCCGATGTATTCACCATGGTTGGTCTGCAGGAGTTCTTCTACGATCAGGTGCCAGTCGACTTGAAAAGTATAGGTCTTTCTCTCTACCTCAGCATTTTTGGCATAGGGAGCTTCTTGAGCAGTTTCCTTATCTCTGTTACTGAGAACATCACTGGGAAAGATGGTCAGACCAGTTGGTTTTCGGACAACTTGAATCGGGCACATCTGGATTACTTCTATTGGGTTCTTGCTATTCTAAGTACCATCGCATTCACAGcgtacttgtatttttcaagatattatatatacaataagTCAAGTTCTCTCTAA